A single genomic interval of Gemmatimonadota bacterium harbors:
- the serS gene encoding serine--tRNA ligase, producing the protein MHDPRMVREQADALRDGMRRRGKLDALGPLIDRAEALDRDRRTAIQAVEERKAARNAASQQVARLKKAGESADDLVASTRVLGEEIARLEQELGAAQNELDAILLELPNLPLPEVPEGDESHNTVVRSWGEPRAAESVKPHWEVGESLRLIDLAAGAKISGSGFIVYRGMGARLQRALMNFMLDLHTGEHGYDERWVPLFVNRDSMVGTGQLPKFEEDMYALRDDALFAIPTAEVPLTNVMHDELIDGAQLPIALTAWSACFRREAGAAGKDTRGLLRVHQFDKVELVRFTAPEDSAAQLELLTGHAERVLQLLGLPYRVLLLAAGDTGFSSAKTYDLEVFAPGVGKWLEVSSCSNFGEFQARRANIRYRPAKGEKPRFVHTLNGSALAFPRVVAAILEHYQQPDGTVLVPDVLRPLLGTDVLR; encoded by the coding sequence ATGCACGATCCACGGATGGTGCGCGAGCAGGCCGACGCACTCCGCGACGGTATGCGTCGCCGCGGGAAGCTCGACGCATTGGGGCCGCTAATTGATCGCGCCGAAGCGCTCGACCGCGATCGCAGAACGGCCATTCAGGCGGTGGAAGAGCGGAAAGCCGCGCGGAACGCCGCCAGTCAGCAAGTGGCGCGTCTCAAGAAGGCAGGGGAGTCGGCGGACGATTTGGTGGCAAGCACCCGCGTGCTCGGCGAGGAAATCGCTCGCCTCGAGCAGGAGTTGGGCGCCGCGCAGAATGAGCTCGACGCGATTCTCCTCGAACTCCCCAATCTCCCGCTCCCCGAAGTTCCCGAGGGCGACGAGTCGCACAACACCGTGGTTCGCTCCTGGGGCGAGCCGCGCGCGGCCGAATCTGTAAAGCCGCACTGGGAAGTGGGCGAGTCGCTGCGGCTGATTGACCTCGCCGCTGGCGCCAAAATCTCCGGCTCTGGCTTTATCGTGTATCGCGGCATGGGCGCTCGGCTCCAACGCGCCCTCATGAACTTTATGCTCGACTTGCATACGGGCGAGCACGGGTACGACGAGCGCTGGGTTCCCCTGTTTGTGAATCGCGACTCGATGGTGGGCACGGGACAGCTGCCGAAGTTCGAGGAGGATATGTACGCCCTCCGCGACGACGCGCTCTTTGCCATTCCGACCGCCGAAGTGCCGCTGACGAACGTGATGCACGACGAGCTGATTGATGGCGCCCAGCTCCCGATTGCGCTCACGGCTTGGAGTGCGTGCTTCCGTCGCGAAGCTGGGGCCGCTGGTAAAGACACGCGCGGCCTGCTCCGCGTGCACCAATTCGATAAAGTCGAACTGGTGCGTTTTACGGCGCCCGAGGATTCCGCCGCGCAGTTGGAACTGCTCACCGGTCATGCCGAGCGCGTGCTCCAGTTGCTGGGCCTCCCGTATCGCGTGCTGTTGCTGGCGGCAGGCGACACCGGATTCTCGAGCGCCAAGACGTACGACCTCGAGGTGTTTGCGCCGGGCGTCGGCAAGTGGCTCGAAGTGTCGAGTTGCTCCAACTTTGGTGAGTTCCAAGCGCGTCGCGCGAATATCCGGTACCGCCCGGCGAAGGGTGAGAAGCCGCGATTCGTCCACACGCTCAATGGGTCGGCGCTCGCGTTTCCGCGCGTGGTCGCGGCCATTCTCGAGCACTATCAACAGCCCGACGGCACTGTCTTGGTGCCAGACGTGTTGCGCCCACTGCTCGGCACCGACGTGTTGCGCTAG
- a CDS encoding roadblock/LC7 domain-containing protein: MPTIRDLVAAIRQREGVEAAVILGRDGLLIDSQVVPGLDAEHVAAHVPSIIQFADELGASAERGALQTAVLELEHSLAVVSCLSPDAVLLVLVQPSADLGQLLYELRRNRANIAALV; the protein is encoded by the coding sequence ATGCCCACGATTCGGGACCTCGTCGCCGCCATCCGGCAGCGCGAAGGGGTCGAGGCGGCAGTGATCCTCGGCCGCGACGGCCTCTTGATTGACAGCCAGGTCGTTCCGGGGCTCGACGCCGAGCATGTGGCGGCGCATGTCCCGTCCATCATCCAGTTTGCGGACGAGCTTGGGGCGTCCGCCGAACGCGGGGCGCTCCAGACGGCTGTCCTTGAGCTTGAGCACAGCCTAGCCGTGGTGTCGTGCCTCTCCCCCGATGCCGTCCTGCTGGTGCTCGTGCAACCCAGCGCCGACCTCGGTCAGTTGTTGTACGAACTGCGCCGGAATCGCGCGAACATCGCGGCGTTGGTGTGA
- a CDS encoding response regulator produces the protein MSHHVLVADDEPHIGRIIQTKLELGPFRVTLVYDGGEALRALEQYPDIELVLLDLMMPVKTGLEVLAAMRADPRWAKLPCMILTAAGQDQRFDEAMRLGAADFMTKPFSPKRLLARVMELTGAAGSTPA, from the coding sequence GTGAGCCATCATGTGCTGGTGGCCGACGATGAGCCGCACATTGGGCGCATCATTCAGACCAAGCTCGAACTGGGACCGTTCCGCGTCACCCTCGTGTACGACGGGGGCGAAGCATTACGGGCCCTTGAGCAATACCCCGACATTGAGCTGGTGCTCCTCGACCTGATGATGCCGGTCAAAACGGGGCTCGAGGTGCTCGCGGCGATGCGCGCGGATCCGCGCTGGGCGAAGCTCCCCTGTATGATCCTCACGGCGGCCGGCCAAGACCAACGCTTTGACGAAGCCATGCGACTTGGCGCCGCCGATTTTATGACCAAGCCTTTTAGCCCCAAGCGCCTGCTAGCGCGGGTAATGGAGTTGACCGGCGCCGCCGGTTCCACCCCCGCATGA
- a CDS encoding sugar phosphate nucleotidyltransferase — MTDTPWIVVLAGGIGSRFWPLSTPERPKQLLPLISEFSMLRDTITRLATIAPPSQTLVLTNATLADAVRRELSELPAENVIAEPKPAGTAAALTWAALEVARRGGRDAVMLSVHADWAIGDVEAFRTSLLAAATAAREERALVTVGIVPQHADPGLGYIEPGAVVRGAVRRVARFIEKPSRERAVELVAAGCLWNSGIFAWRAGDLLDEIEAHCPEVAPAARAQATSMTAFFSAVKSIAIDVGVLERSSRVMVLAGDFGWSDVGTWSALRSVRQRDAAGNAVSGPTHLRDARNNVVHADDSTVVLYGVEDLVVVSANGLTLVTTVDRAADLKTLLDSLPEHVRHR; from the coding sequence ATGACCGATACCCCTTGGATTGTGGTGCTCGCGGGCGGCATTGGCTCGCGCTTTTGGCCGCTCAGCACCCCTGAGCGCCCCAAGCAGTTGTTGCCGCTGATTTCTGAGTTCTCGATGTTGCGCGACACGATCACGCGGCTCGCGACGATTGCACCGCCGTCGCAGACGCTCGTGCTGACCAACGCGACGCTCGCCGACGCCGTGCGGCGCGAGCTGTCGGAACTCCCCGCGGAGAATGTGATCGCAGAGCCAAAGCCAGCCGGCACCGCGGCGGCGCTCACGTGGGCCGCGCTTGAGGTGGCGCGCCGCGGTGGACGCGATGCAGTGATGCTCTCCGTGCATGCTGATTGGGCCATTGGCGATGTCGAGGCGTTTCGGACGTCGCTGCTGGCGGCGGCCACGGCTGCGCGCGAGGAGCGCGCCTTGGTGACGGTGGGAATTGTGCCGCAGCACGCGGATCCAGGACTTGGCTACATCGAGCCCGGTGCCGTGGTGCGCGGTGCCGTGCGGCGCGTGGCGCGGTTCATCGAAAAACCGTCGCGTGAACGCGCGGTGGAGTTGGTGGCAGCGGGCTGCCTCTGGAACTCAGGGATCTTTGCGTGGCGCGCGGGCGACCTGCTCGATGAAATCGAGGCGCACTGTCCTGAGGTGGCGCCGGCGGCGCGCGCACAGGCGACGTCGATGACCGCGTTCTTCTCCGCCGTGAAATCCATTGCGATTGACGTTGGCGTATTGGAGCGTTCGTCGCGCGTGATGGTGCTCGCTGGCGACTTTGGCTGGAGCGATGTCGGGACGTGGTCGGCGTTGCGGTCGGTGCGGCAACGCGACGCGGCTGGCAACGCCGTGTCAGGCCCCACGCACTTACGCGATGCGCGGAACAATGTGGTGCATGCCGATGACTCAACCGTTGTGCTGTACGGCGTTGAGGACCTCGTGGTCGTCTCCGCGAATGGTCTCACGTTGGTGACCACCGTGGATCGCGCGGCAGATCTGAAGACCCTGCTCGATTCCCTGCCCGAACACGTGCGCCACCGATGA
- a CDS encoding putative sugar nucleotidyl transferase: protein MTARLVLYDDATARAFEPFAHTRPVGELRAGGALLRERWERVAAARATGFVSAPHLATFAEFDGPPAIHATTLEAGTLLVNARFAAALDGVLDAGSTVWRCDGRVAAVRLTAPLDTQRLADGSLGLDSLATDGGAELRGWWLHDVWDLTRHLGEMLHSDIPLLAGDAEAPPAHAAVLGAHDALVARGAYVEPYVLFDTTYGAVLVQAGARVAAFTRLEGPCIVGVDALVAGGRIAGSSIGPSTRVHGEVSATIFFGHANKVHDGFVGHSVIGRWANLGAVTITSNLKNSYGDVALWTPSGVRSSGMPRLGSFIGDHVKLGIGSRLTTGCVIGAGANVFGSGITPKYVPPFAWGEQEPFARWELEKFLSVTARVMARRDITLDDAGRALLRAAWQRSQPRA from the coding sequence ATGACCGCGCGGCTGGTGCTGTACGACGACGCGACCGCGCGCGCCTTCGAACCCTTTGCGCACACGCGGCCCGTGGGCGAACTCCGCGCGGGCGGCGCGTTGCTCCGCGAACGGTGGGAGCGCGTTGCCGCGGCGCGCGCCACGGGGTTTGTGAGCGCGCCCCATCTCGCGACGTTCGCGGAGTTCGACGGCCCACCCGCGATTCACGCGACGACGCTCGAGGCTGGGACCCTGCTCGTGAATGCCCGTTTTGCCGCGGCACTCGACGGCGTCCTCGATGCGGGATCTACCGTGTGGCGATGCGACGGCCGAGTGGCCGCGGTGCGACTCACCGCACCGCTCGACACGCAACGGCTCGCCGACGGTTCGTTGGGTCTCGACTCGCTCGCCACGGACGGCGGCGCCGAACTCCGCGGCTGGTGGCTGCACGATGTGTGGGATTTGACGCGGCACCTCGGCGAGATGCTGCACTCGGACATTCCGCTGCTCGCCGGCGATGCGGAGGCGCCGCCGGCCCACGCCGCAGTCCTCGGCGCGCACGATGCCCTCGTGGCGCGCGGCGCCTACGTGGAGCCGTACGTGTTATTCGACACGACGTACGGCGCCGTACTCGTACAGGCCGGCGCACGCGTTGCCGCGTTCACTCGGCTCGAGGGCCCATGCATCGTCGGCGTGGATGCGCTCGTGGCCGGCGGTCGGATTGCCGGCAGTTCGATTGGGCCCAGCACGCGCGTTCATGGTGAAGTGAGCGCGACGATTTTTTTTGGGCACGCCAACAAGGTGCACGACGGCTTTGTGGGACATTCGGTGATTGGGCGCTGGGCGAACCTCGGCGCTGTTACGATCACGAGCAATCTCAAGAACAGCTACGGCGACGTGGCGCTCTGGACGCCGTCGGGGGTGCGCTCGAGCGGGATGCCGCGTCTTGGATCGTTTATTGGTGATCATGTCAAACTCGGCATTGGGTCGCGCCTGACCACTGGGTGCGTGATTGGCGCCGGTGCGAATGTGTTTGGCTCAGGCATCACGCCGAAGTACGTGCCGCCCTTTGCGTGGGGCGAGCAAGAGCCATTCGCGCGGTGGGAACTCGAGAAGTTTTTGAGCGTCACCGCGCGCGTGATGGCGCGCCGTGATATCACGCTAGATGACGCCGGGCGCGCGCTCCTTCGCGCCGCCTGGCAGCGGAGCCAGCCCCGCGCGTGA